In Deltaproteobacteria bacterium, the sequence GCCCATGGTACGTGGGTCGAGCAATGGCTTGTATTGCGACTCGAGGGGATAACCGAGCCAATAACCGACGATGCCGCTGTGCAGCGCGATGACGAGCAGCAGGGTGAAGCCGTAGAGTTTGCGGGCCCAAGGGCGCTTCCAAAATAAGAAAACCAGGACCAATAGGAAAAGCCATGGCCAAGGTGGCAGGAAAAAAGGTTTGATGAACTGTTTGAGCAGGAACATGGGTGACAGTGGCCAGAGGTCAGAGATCAGCTGTCAGAGGTCTACGCTATTCAGCATCCGGTTGCTTTTCCGGTGCGGCATCGGCAAACGCTTTGATGGCCATGCAGCTTTTTTCGATGGCAACGATGGTTGGGTATTTCGCCAAGTCGCAGCCGTAGCGGCGCGCGTTGCCGAGCTGCGGAATTAGGCACACGTCTGCCAGGGTTGGCGTGTCGCCGAAACAGAAGTTGCCGCGCTTGGGCTGCGACAGGATCGTTGTCTCCAGCGCGGCGAGGCCGAGATCGATCCAGTGCTGCGCCCACTTGCCGTTGACCTGCTCATCGTTCTGGTTGTAGGTCGCTTTGACGTAGTTGAGCACGCGGAGATTCTGGATCGGGTGCACTTCGCAGGCGATGATCAGCCCCATGCTGCGGACCGTCGCCTTGTCCGCCGGATCTTTGGGCAAGAGCGGCGGGTTGGGGTATTTCTCCTCGAGATATTCGATAATCGCCAGCGACTGAGTGAGAATTTTGCCGCTGTCTTCGAGCGCCGGCAAGAGCGCTTGCGGATTCAACTGCGTGTAGGCCGGCTGCAACTGCTCGCCGCCGCCGCGGCGCAGATGGATCGGCGCTTGCTCGTAGGCGATGCCTTTGAGGTTGAGCGCGATGCGCACCCGATAAGACGCCGAGCTGCGGAAAAAAGTATAGAGCTTCATGACTGCCTCGTGACTATTTGGTTGGGTGAAAATACCACGCGCGCTAGCCGCAAGAAAGCACCGCTTGCGTTGCGCGCTACCTTTTCTGTGCTAGATTAAAGCCATCGTTTTGCTCTGGAGGTGTTTACGATGCCACGCGTTCTGATGTCGTTGCTGCTGTTGGCGCTTGTTGCAATCGGTCGCGAAGCCGGTGCGCAGGCGGATTTTTACAAAGGTAAAACCATCACGGTCATCGCCGGCACGACGCCTGGCGCGCTATATGACCAATGGGCGCGCGTACTGGCGCAGCACATGGGCAAGCATATTCCCGGCAAGCCGGAGATGATCGTGCAGAACATGCCCGGCGCCGGTCATCTGGTCGCGGCCAACTATCTTTACAACAAGACCAAGCCCGACGGGCTTTCGCTCATCGGTTCCATCGTGCCGTCGCTTTATTTCGATCAACTGATCGGCCGCAAAGAGGCGCAGTACGATTGGGCCAAGTTTGTCTGGATCGGCTCGCCGGTCTTGGGCGATTATCAAATGTACATGCGTGCCGACTCGCCCTATAAAACCATCGAGGATGTGCGCAATGCCAAGGAGCCGCCGCGCTGCGGCGCCCAGGGGACCTCCGACACGGCGTCCTATTTGCCAAAGCTTTTTGATGAGACCATTGGCACAAAATTTCAATTGATTCCGGGCTATCCGGGCGGACCCGAGATCGACCTTGCGGTTGAACGCGGCGAGTTGCACTGCCGGGCGTTTACCATCGAAGCGTTTCTGTCGCGCGAGCCTTATCACACCTGGCGCAAGAAGGGCTTTGTCAGAAACATCATTCAAACCGGCAAGAAACGCGATCCCAAGCTGCCCGACACGCCGACCGTTTGGGAGTTGATGGACAAATACAAAACTACGGAGAGCGGCCGCCGCTTCGCCAATGTCGTCTTGGCCTCCGGTCAGTTAGGCCGGCCGATGATCGGCACACCGGGCATTCCGGCCGATCGCGTGAAGATGCTGCGCGATGCGTTCAACGCAACCCTGAAAGATCCGGAGTTCTTGGCCGAGCTTGACAAGCGCCAGTTCGACCTCGACCCGGCGCTCGGCACCGATCTAGAAAAACTTGTGAAAGAAATCATGGTCCAGCCGCCGGAGATGATCGAGCGGTTGAAGAAGCTGATCGGCCAGTAAAAATCAAGATTGGAGTAATGGAGTGCTGGAGTGATGGTCCAAAGACCCCCAATTCTCCAGTACTCCAACACTCCAATCTTATTTGTACAGTCCGTCAATAAATCCCGCCTTATCAAATTCCTCTAAGAAGCTCGTATCGACAAATTCTCTGGCGTTGGCCGTTCTCGCCGCGGGCATGCTGCCGGCGACGTCTTTGAAGATGGTTCTGAACGATTCCAGGTTTGGATAAGGTTTCGGTTTCACTACTTCGCGCAGGGTTTGGTAGGCGTCCTCAATCGGTTTGGGGTCTTTGGTTTTCCGATACTTTACAAAAGTGCGTCTAGCCTCTTCTGGGTTGGTCCTGACGATATGAATGCCTTCGAGGTAAGACTTCACCATGCGTCTGACGATGTCGCGATGGCTGGCGATGTAACGTTGGGTCGCGACCAGGCCCGTGCCTTGATAGAAAATCTTTAGCTCCGCCATGTTCAAGATCGTCCGCATGCCAGTCAACTGCGGCGCCAGGTGATCCGGCGGCGAAAAGCTCGACGCGTCGGCAGAATTGCCGACCAGGGCGATAATACGCGCCGGGGTGTCGCCGATTTGCAAAAACGTCACGTCCTTCTCCGTCAAGCCAAAGCGCGGCAGCATGTTGAGCACGCGCATGTGCGACGCCGCGCCAAAACGTGAGATCGCGATGCGCTTGCCCTTGAGGTCTTCGCCTCGGGTCACATTCGGCCGCGCGACCAGACGATCGTCGAGCAGCTCTTGGATGCTGACTAGCATGACCGGGTCGCCGCCTTGCAAGCGAATCGGCGACATGAGCGCGCCGGTCATTTGGCCGAACTGAATCTCCCCCGACATCAGCGACGGCGCCGAAATATTGCCGGGCATGTAGATGATCTCTGCGTCGATATTATTTTTCTTGAATAGACCGCTGGTGTCGGCGATCCACAGGATGCCGTGTTGCGGGCCAGGGGAGGTGTAGCTGATGCGAATCTTGTCCGCTGTGTGGCCGGCGCAAGCAAGGCAGATCGCGACGGTTATCGTGAAAAGTTGTGCGGTGCGCTGTCCCATTTGATCCCTCCGTTCTGTGGAAAACACGGAACCCGAAACGCGAAACCCGAAACCCGAAACTTAATTGGCCACCCAACCGCTCTGCGTCACCTCAGCCTGGGCGCGGCGCAGATGCGAAAAATCGAAAATCTCCTCAGGCGTGACGTCGCGCGTGACGCCGGTGAAGCGTTTGCTGCGCTCAATGACGATGCGCTGTAGGCGCTCGGAAATGGTGCCGTCGCGGGCGATGGTTTTCATGTGATCGTCATAGACGCGCGACATCAGATCGCGATCCTTCTGCCGGGTGAATTCCATAATCGACGTGATGCCCTCTTGGCGATTGGCGAGATAGACCCGCGCGCCTTTGACGGTGGCGCGCATGAAGCGGCGCACCAAGTCACCTTGACGCGCTAGACGCTCGTCGGTGGCGACGATGGAGGCTTGGATGTCCTCGAGATGATCGGAAAAGCGGAAGAGCAGCGGGTAGCCGGCGGCTTGCGCGAGGAGGATCGAGGGCGGACCGAGCGACGCCGCGTCGACGCTGCCGGCGAGCATCGCCGTGTAGCGCGCGCTAGTAGACCCCACCGGGACAAAGTTCACGTCTTTGTCGAGTTGCAGGCCAAACTTGGGAAATACTTCTTTCAACCAGCCGTAATCGAGACTGCCGATTGTCGAGCCGCCGACGCGCTTGCCGCGCACCTCCGCCATGCTCTTGATGCTCGGCTGGGCCATGAAACCGCCGGGCGGTTTGTCGTTGAAGACCATCAATATCTTCAACTTGGCGCCCTGAACCGCGGCGGTGGGGTTGCTCGCGGAGCCGAACTCGACGCTATTGCCGATGAGAGCTCGCGTGCCGGTCAGTCCAGCCATCAAGATAATTTCGAGCAACATGCCTTCTTCGGCATAGTAGCCGCGCTTCTGCGCGATGTGCATGGAGATGAAGGACGCAGAGAAATTGGAAATCGCGACGCGCACGCGATCTTGCGCCTGGGCCGAAATCGTCAGTGACACAAACAGAGCAGCAAAAAGTAGAGCGGATTTGCGCGCCATCACTTCTTTGCCGAGAACCTATGCCGAAAAAGAAATGATGTCTAGTCTTTGGAAGAGCAACTAGGAAGAAGTGCTTGTTGCCGCGCGTCGATCATTGCCAGAAATCGTTGGAATGCAATCGGGAAAGTTGCAACGGGGAGAGTCCTAAGTTGGCGATCCCGCGCAGACTAATATCGTGATCAAGTGCGACCCAACCGCATCCCTGCGTCGTCACGGCACTCCGTTGCCTGCGGATCCCTCAACTTGGCTCAGACCGTTCGTCATTGCAAAGCGCTTCTCTTAGAGACCGGCCGAATCAAACATCGACCTTTCTCCCCTAAGTCCATGGTGTCGGTACCAACGCTATTCTATTTCGCAACATCGCAGGTCGTCAAGAGTTCGACGCTTCAATACCGTACGCACTACTGTTTTTTTAGTAGGCATGGCGAAATAGGCTCCGTGAGTGCGCGCGTCGCGTTCGTTGGAGGACCAGGGTTTCTAAACCGGGTCGCTTTGTGATATCGAACGGCGATCATGGCGACGAAAAGTACCACCCGTTTGCAATCACTGTTAAAACGTCCCGAGCTGCTGGTCATGTCCGGCGGTTTCAGTCCGCTCCACGCGCGTATGTCGGAGACCACCGGCTACGAAGCTTTTTTCATGTCGGGCTCCCAAGTGGCCGCCTACGTTTATGGCTATCCCGATGTTGGCCTCCTGGGTTTGAACGAAATGGTCGAAGCGGTGCGGCGCATCACCAACGTGGTCGAGATGCCGATTTTCGCCGATGCGGACACGGGCTATGGCAACGCGGTGAATGTCTACTACACCGTGCAGGCCTACATCCGCGCCGGCGCGGCGGGGCTGCACATCGAAGATCAGGAAGCGCCGAAGAAATCCGGCACCCTGGCGGGCCGCCGCTTGATTTCCGTTGACGAAGCGGTGGGCAAATACAAAGCGGCGGTGGCAGCGAAAAAAGAATTGGACGGCGACTTCGTTGTTTGTGCGCGCTGCGACTCCGTCGGTTCCGAAGGCGGTGGATTTGAAGATGCCGTCAAACGCGGCATTGCCTATGCCAAAGACGCCGGCGTCGATTGTGTCTGGATGAATACCATGACCAAACGCGAGGAGATCGCCGAGGCGTGCAAACGCATTCCCGCGCCGGTGATTGCGCCGTATTATGGCCCCAAGCCGTCGCCGACTTTTGCAGAGTTTCAAAGTCTTGGCGTAGCGGCTGTGCTCTATCCGAGCCTAACCACGGCGAACGGGCTGCAGTCGACCTGGGAGGTGCTGCACGAAATGAAGGAACGCGGCCCGGCGGTGCTCGACGAGTGGAACAAGAAAGCGAACGCGAGCAAATACGGCATAGTGCCGCGCACGCAGGATCCGATTCTGCCGTCGAACAAAATCAAAAAACTCGAAGATGATTTTATTCCGAAAGAGCTGCAGCGCGATTACGACAAGACCTTCGGGCATAACCGGCATTGATGGTGGATAGGGAGGTTGTCAAATGGCGGAGGTCATTCTGAGCGGAGCAGATCGCAAGCAGTTTGATGAGTTCGGGTATTTGACATTCGATACCGATCTGCCAAACGCAATTCTGGAACAAGCGATCAAAGATTTTCGCCCCTATTGGGCAGGTAAAATCACTATTGGGGTCAACCAGGCTGATGCCGGACGGGTGCAGGACGGCTGGTGCGTCAGCGACGCCTGTCTGCAGATCGCTACCTGGCCGGCGGTGTTGTCGGTGTTGCGGCAACTGTACGGTCGCAAGACGAAACCGTTTCAGACACTTAACTTTCCTGCCGGGACGGAACAATCGGCTCACTCAGATGCGATTCATTTTAACAGCGAGCCTTTTGGCCTGATGTGCGGTGTTTGGGTTGCTCTAGAAGACGTCGGCGCGAGTCAGGGTCCACTGATCTACTACCCCGGATCGCACAGATTGCCCGAAACCAACTTCCCTGATCTCGGGTTGGCGCCTGACCCAGCCAGTTACCCGGCCTATGAACGATGCATGCAAAAGCTAATCTGGGAACGTCAGCTGAAACCCGCTTACGGGCTCATCAAAAAAGGGCAGGCCTTCATTTGGGCGGCTAATTTGCTGCACGGCGGGTCGGCGCGCCAGGACAAATCCAGCAGCCGTCACTCCCAAGTGACCCATTACTACCTTGACGGGGCCAAGCCTTGGCGACCGATGTTTAGCAAGACCGAGAGAGTTTATTTTGAGCCGGACTGGATTTCACCGGAAGCCGCACAGGCCGCAAGGCGACGCATTGCTAAAGAACGCCGGGAACTCTTCATTCGACGAACCAAAGATGCCATCAACCGTATGCTGGGCAGAGATTGACGAGCTCGCTGCTACTTCAAAAATATCTTCTGATACTCCTGGCCCTTTTGTTTGAACTCGTTGGCATCGAAGTCGTCCATTTCCACACCTTGAACCTTATCGGCATCGGGCACGGGTGGGTGAATGCCTCTACGGGTGACGAACTCGCCGGCTTTGGCGAGGAGGCGCGCGCTTTCTTCGCTTAGAAAGAAATCGATCAGCGCTTTGCCGCCATTGGGGCGCGGCGCCTTGTGGCTCAAGTTCAAATACTGTCCGGTGCTCAAGAACTTGCCTAAGCGCACATAGTCGACCGGCGCGCCTTTTTCGCCGTAGGTGACGACGTAGCGGATCAGCGAAATCGCAATCGGTGTCTCACCGGTGGCAACGCGCTCGGCCGATGGCGCGAAGGATTCCACCAGCGCTGGCTTGGCGGCGCCGAGATCGCGAATAAACTTCTCGGCTTTCTCTTTACCCATGATTTTGTAGAGGCTCGCGACCCATTGCAGCGTGGTCGTGTGCTGCGTTGGGTCGGGCATGACGAACTTGCCGCGGTACTTGGGATTCAACAAATCTTCAAGCGACTTCGGCGCATCGGCCGGTTTGATCAACCCTTTGTTGTAGAAGATGCCAATGGGCGCGTGGCGGTAAGAGACGCCGAGGTCCGGATCGATCACGTCTTTGGGAAAGAACGCTGCGGCAGGGGAATTGTACTTGGCGAATATGCCTTCTTTGTGCATCACCGTCGTCGCGCCGCTGTTGTTAACCATGACATCGAACAGGTTTTTGCCGGCGCGCAGCTCGGTGAGCGCGCGGTCCATGGCTTTAGTCGCCGAGGCGCGCCAATATTCGACCTGCAGGCCGGTCTTTTTCGTAAATGCCTCGATGATCGGTTCGGCGGTATTGGTCTCCATCGAGCCGTAGGCGATGATTTTGCCGCTTTCTTTCTTCGCCGCTTCGATGAGCTTGGCATCTTGAGCATGGGCGAAGGTTACGGCGAACAGAGTTAGTACTGAAGCGAAGACGCTATACCGTGGCATAAATGAGTCTCCAGAAATGGCTCCGGGATAGAGGATTGAGAATAGAAGATGGCGAAATTCTATCCTCGATCCTCCATCCTCGCTTTTTTGCCCTTCGTGCTTTTCCTGTCCTTCGTGATGAGTCAATCCTACATCCGGATCAAATTGATCGCATTGTCTTCGAGAATCAATTTTTTCTGTCGCGCCGAGACATCCGGCCGCTCGCGGATGCCGCTGACTGTATTCGGGAAAGTCGAATCGAAGTGCGGATAGTCCGTCGCCATCAAGACGTGGGTCTCGCCGACTTCGGCAAGCGCCAGCGGCAGCCACTTTTCGTCGGATTCACAGGTGATGTAGCAATTGCGCTTGACGTAATCCGACGGCAGGGCGTTTAGTTGCGGGCACATGCCGGCGTCTTTGATGACCTCGTAGTCGTCATCCATGCGATGCATCCAGAAGACCAGAAATTCTGCTGTCACTTCGAAGAAAACCACTTTAAGCTTTGGGAATTTCTCGAACACGCCGCCCAACACCATGGCGCACAAAGGTGCCACGCAGTTTAGCGGCCGGCCGAGAATGTGCATGGGGAAGAAATTGCTTTGCCGATTGATCAACGTCCCGGGCGCGCCGAGGGTGCTCGGATGGCAAAAGAGTGGAATGTCCATCTCCTGCGCCGCTTGGTAGAACGGGAAAAACGCCGGGTCGTCCATTTGCCTGTCTAGCGTATAGCTGACTAGATGGGCGACTTTGCAGCCCAAATCTTTGACGCAGTGGCGCAGCTCATCGGCCATCGCCTCCGGGCAGCCGGCGGGGATCATCGCCACCGGCGAGAGCTTGTCACGGTGTCCGGCTACCAGTTCATGCGCCCAGTCGTTGTACGAGCGGGCCACCGCAGCGCCCAACGGGCCGGGGTTTTGCGAGGGAATTTCGATCGACGTCGGAAAAATAAACTGATAGTCGAGGCCCTCTCTGGCGTTGTCTTTGAGGCGGTATTCCATGTCGTAGCCGCCCTGCTGCCAACGCATCACTTCGTTGCCCCGTTGATTGGCTTCGGGATTGTAAAAAACTTGATGGGTCACCGGTTTCTTGAAATTTGCGTTGGCAATCGGGTCTTCCATCGGCGAGAGGTTGTGCTCAAACTTGGAGTAGAAAAATTTGCCGTCGCCGATACGCTTGGGTGAGTATTTCGCGAAAGGTTCGGGGAGTCGGTAAATCTCGTCCAGAAGCCAACCGTCGCGCAGGTGGGAGTCCAAATCGATAATCGCCATAAGAGCTTCTCCTTCGGCTTTGGTTTGGCCCGAAGCTATTACAGCGCGGTGAGGTGAGTCAAGGCTGTGGGAAAGTCAAGGATGGAGGATCGAGGACGGAAGATGGCGCCGCGCCAACCATCGTCTATCCTCTATGCTCGTTTCGTTTTAGCGCTCGACGCTGACGAGGCGGTAGCCGAGCTTGGCGATGTCGGGGAGAAAGCCCGGCGGGATGCGGCCGTCGAAACGAAAGATCGACAGGTCGGTGCCTCGCAGGCGATTCTCACGAAAGCAGAGCATGCTCAATATCGTGACGCGGCGATCTTGGCAGAGCCGGATGATGGCTGGCGCCGGATTGTCCAGGGCGTTGGACTCGATCATGATTCTCGTGCCGCCGCTCTTGGCGGCGGTGACGCTGATCAGCGCTTCGAAAACATCGGACTCGGTGATGATGCCGGCGAGGCGGTTTTCCCTCAGCACCGGCAGCGCGCCGATTCGGTTGACGTGAAGAGTCCGCGCGGCATCTTCGATGGTACAGTCGGGCGTAACGGTGATGACTTTTTTGGTCATGAGGCTAGCCACCGGGCGTGGCACAGACTCTTCGGTTACCTCGATCGAGAAGGGATTGAGGTCGCCGGGAAAACCGCGGGCGATGTCGTACTTGGCGACGATGCCGACCAAGCGATTGCCGGTGCCGGTCGACTCGACCACTGGGAAATGGCGAAACTTGCGCCGGCCCATTTCGACGGCGACGTAGGAGATAGTCGCATCCGGTGGGACGGTTATGACCTCGGGGTTCATCCACTTTTCGACAAACATCGTGCAGCGGGTCCTCTGAAAAGGTTGTTTGTGGTAAAATCGGCGAAGCCGAAGCAATCTTTAGGCTCTCGCCGCACGCCGGGATTTGCAGCCGGGGGCGCGCTTGTTGTAAGGAGTGGGCCGAACGGTAGGTACAAAGACGCGAAGACCAACGATTGGGAGATCGACAATGATGATTCGCATGGGTACATCCGAGCTGGGCGGGACGTTTTACACACAAGGCGCGGCGTTCGCAGAGCTATTTAATCGCGGCCGCGCTGACAACGACAAATGCGTGATTCAGACCAGCGATGCGAGCATTCACAATGCCGAGCAGCTCGATCGCGGCGAGTTGGAGTTCGGCTTTATGGCCTCGAACTGGATCGGCCGAGCCAAAGAGGGCAGCGCGCCTTTTCAAAGGAAAATCGCGCTGCGCATGGTAGCGCCGGCCAATCTCGGCCCGATGTTTTTCGTGAAATTGGCGGGCTCACCGATCAAAACGGTTGCCGACTTCGCCGGCAAGCGCATCGCCATTGGCACCAAGGGCAGCGGCATGGAGCAGCACGGCCAAACGATCTTCGGGGTGTTGGGCCTGTCCTACGACAGCTTTACGCCCGTCTACATGAGTTTTGTCGAAGGCGCCAAAGCATTGGTTGCGGGCGAGATTGACGCGCAGTTCCAGCCGCCGATCCCGAACAAAGTCATGACCGATCTGAGTGAGCGCGCCGATGTGCGCGTGGTGCCCTATGCGCCGGGGCAGCTCGAAAAGCTGCTCGCCGATGTGCCTTTCTATCGGCGCGCGACCATGGCAAAGAACGTGTTTCGCGGCGTGGTCGAAGATGCCGCGCAGATAGGCGTTATCAACGTGCTGGTGACCCACGAAAGAATCGCCAACGCCGTCGTGCGTGACATGGCCGCGGCGATCGTTGGCGGTCTCGATCGGCTGCCGCAAATGAATCCGCTGTTCAAAGGAACCCAAGATCTATTCGAACCTATGCGCGCCGCTGGAGCCGCAGCCTTCGAGTTTGGCGGCGTTCGGCTCCACGAGGGAGCTTTGGCCGCCTATCATGAGGCGGGCTATCTAAAGTGACGCAAATCAGAAAATATTCCTATTTGCCTTTGTCCATGCTCAGGCAGCCGCCGATCCGGCGGATTTGCCCGAAGGGCATGCGCAATTCCAATGATTATTTGAACCCTTTGGTAAAACTTACGCCATCCATCCTGCGGTACGGAAGCTGCGTTAGTGGCCGGTTGACCTTCATGGGCCGGTCTGGACAACGCAACCCAAAAAGGATAGGAGCATGGCGAAGTCGGAGAAAAAATCTAGCGATCGGGAAAGTTTTTGGCGGGCGATTTTCAACCAGAGTCGAGTAAACGGCGCCGCCTATAGAGGTGATTACTTGCCAGCGCACAGTTGGATATGGCCAAGAGGGACATTCCTACAGCGCCGACTGCGTTCTCTTAGAGCGCAACAGTTGGAAGACGCAGTAGAACAAGCCTTGCCAGGGAGCGAAGAGCTAGTCGCCGCTGCGGAAAAGTTTGACCGTGCGGTCTCGCCGCTTCATTTGGTCAAGGAGACGCGCAGTGGGGCTCACGAATACAGCGGGGAGGAGAGTGGTCCGCCGCGCGACTCTGCCTCTCGGACAAACCGCGGGGAACGTCCCCGCCAATCGCCGACTCAGGCGTTGCTCGGTCTCGAACGTGAGCGCTGGGCGCGTGTTAGCAACGGTGCCACGGAGCATGTAGAGATCGACGAGAAATCAGTGCAAGCAGCGTTGCACAAAGAAAACATGGAGAAATTCCAGCGAACGCTGCTACAGTCTGGTGCATGGGTGCGCGCCACTGGTTCTGAAGCAGAAGAGCTGCCGGTGGCTGCGAGCCGAGAAGTTTCCGAGCCGGTAAATAGGGCAAACAGCGCTGCGATAAAACAGGCTCAACGGGCTGCTGCTCCAGTTGAAGCAGAGCCTGCAAATTCGGCGCTGCTGGCCCACCAGGCGGCTGCGCCGGTCAACAACAGGAAAGTTGAACCGACGGTTCCGCCATCGGCGAGTCGCGCCGCGTCTTCAGCAGCACCGCAACCGATCGCTCAAAGCCAATCGGAGCTTGCCGGTTGGGATGATATTGACGAACGCCTCCTCTGGCTGGCCAAGCCTTCTTCCTAAAATTCTTCCGGGCTCGATTGCTCACTTGGACAATTTGCCTGCGGGGCTGATCGCCCGCAGGAAAAATTTTTTGTTTGTTGACACACCCAAGTCCGGCTGTATATACCAACTCCAGCCGACTAACGGAGGAGTTGTTCATGGCCGAGAGCCAAGGTCGTGGGGCGGATCGCTGGCCGATGACGGCGAAAAATACCGCTCTGATTGTCGTCGATATGCAGAACATCTGGGTGCATCCGCGCGGCGCGCGCTATCTGCCGAGCTCGGAAGACATCGTGCCGAAGATCCAACAACTCCTGAGCTTTTGCCATGCGCGCCAGATGCCGGTGATCTATCTGCACACCACCAAGCGCAGAGATATGGCCGATGTCGGCATTTTCGCCGACATCAAGCCGGCGACCCACGATGCCGACAACGAATGGAATAATTTTGAAGGCACGGTCGGCGCAGAGATCTACGAACCGGTGAAACCGACCGGTGCCGATATTCTCGTTAAGAAGTTTCGCTACAGCGGCTTTTACGGCACGCAGTTGGAGAATCTCCTGCGCGCCATGGGACGCGACACCATCGCCATCACCGGCGTGGCGACCAACGTCTGCTGCGATTCGACGGCGCGCGATGGCGCCATGCGCGATTTCAAGGTGGTTTTTCTTTCCGATTGCAACGCCTCTTTCTCGCAAGAGGAACAAGAGGCCACGTTGAAAAATTTCGATAAGCATTTCGGTGTGGTGATGGATTCCAAGGCCTTAATGACGCGCATCGATGGCTGAGGATAGAGCAAGGAGTACTGGAGTGTTGGAATGATCGGTTTTCAAAAGTCGTTTATGAAACGGTTCTTGGTTTGTCGCTGGGCAATGGTCGCTTTGTTGTCGGGGCGCGCGTTTGCGGGTCAGGCCGACTACGACGAAAAAGCCGTGGCGAATTTTTATCGCGGCAAGACCGTAACGATACTCGTCGGCCACTCCGCCGGCGGCGGGTTCGATACCTATGCCCGGGTGATCTCACGCCATTTGGGCAAGCATATTCCAGGTAATCCGAATATTTTGGTCAACAACATGCCCGGAGCCGGGACGCTCATTTCGGCCAACTACACCTTTAACCAGGCGCCCAAGGACGGCACGCTGATCAACTCCTTCGACGGTGGCATCGTGCCCTCGCAAATCTACGGCGCTAAGTCGGTGCAGTTCGATTTGGCTAAGTTCAACTACATCGGCGCGCCGGATTTTTTCAAGTACATCATGGCGGTGACCCGCAAACCCGGCATTGCCAAGATGGAAGACTTCATTTCCGGCGGCAAGCAAGTGGTGATCGGCGCGGTGCCCAACACCGGCATTCAACACGCGGCCGCGTTGATGCGCGAGGTCTTTGGCGCCAACGTCAAGGTAGTCAACGGTTTCAAAGGCACAGCGGAGATTCGCCTGGCGATGAAATCCGGCGAAGTGGATAGCGTCGTGACTGGCTGGGAGTCTTTGCGAGTGACCAACATGAAAGACTTTGAAACCAATGAATGGCTGGTGCTGTCACAATGGGTCGAAGAGCCGATCACTGACTTGCCGCAGAAAAACGTCCCGTCGATCTACCAGTTTGCGCGCAATGAAGATGAGAAACAGCTATTCAGAATGGGCTTGATCAAGCCCAACAGCTATGCGCGCCCCTACGTTTTGCCACCCGGTGTGCCGCAGGATCGGGTGCGCGCCATCGAAGCGGCGTTTCAGAAAACCCTGCGTGACCCAGAGCTGGTCGCCGAGGCGGACAAAACCCGACTCTCGCTCGGTCCCATTTCGGGCGCGCAACTGCGCAG encodes:
- a CDS encoding cysteine hydrolase produces the protein MAESQGRGADRWPMTAKNTALIVVDMQNIWVHPRGARYLPSSEDIVPKIQQLLSFCHARQMPVIYLHTTKRRDMADVGIFADIKPATHDADNEWNNFEGTVGAEIYEPVKPTGADILVKKFRYSGFYGTQLENLLRAMGRDTIAITGVATNVCCDSTARDGAMRDFKVVFLSDCNASFSQEEQEATLKNFDKHFGVVMDSKALMTRIDG
- a CDS encoding CBS domain-containing protein, which translates into the protein MFVEKWMNPEVITVPPDATISYVAVEMGRRKFRHFPVVESTGTGNRLVGIVAKYDIARGFPGDLNPFSIEVTEESVPRPVASLMTKKVITVTPDCTIEDAARTLHVNRIGALPVLRENRLAGIITESDVFEALISVTAAKSGGTRIMIESNALDNPAPAIIRLCQDRRVTILSMLCFRENRLRGTDLSIFRFDGRIPPGFLPDIAKLGYRLVSVER
- a CDS encoding TAXI family TRAP transporter solute-binding subunit yields the protein MMIRMGTSELGGTFYTQGAAFAELFNRGRADNDKCVIQTSDASIHNAEQLDRGELEFGFMASNWIGRAKEGSAPFQRKIALRMVAPANLGPMFFVKLAGSPIKTVADFAGKRIAIGTKGSGMEQHGQTIFGVLGLSYDSFTPVYMSFVEGAKALVAGEIDAQFQPPIPNKVMTDLSERADVRVVPYAPGQLEKLLADVPFYRRATMAKNVFRGVVEDAAQIGVINVLVTHERIANAVVRDMAAAIVGGLDRLPQMNPLFKGTQDLFEPMRAAGAAAFEFGGVRLHEGALAAYHEAGYLK